Proteins co-encoded in one Kutzneria chonburiensis genomic window:
- a CDS encoding polymorphic toxin type 44 domain-containing protein: protein MRLLWVKTTAMLSVAAITAGAMTAPANADTAPPPSERAQVAALLTSGGPAVAAAAETALAGTDDDVHAFLTTILAQCRTADDRIAVQRLLNGGGPATRNAANQALSGTPADLSTFLDTGWTQPWQTDQRVKASQLLAAATGPAVKAAANKALSGTIQDIEVFNGVGVQQAQVTDDRIAAQILLNNGGPEVRKAANAALNGTPDDVRYFLETGWQVASQRDQETLSISQLVNLAHAAGQRATEQTAAAKDAADRAAAAAQAAKDAAKRASEEAEAAKASAGQAADAASRAASAANAAASAAQTAISAATAAVSAARTASAAAQQAAWAASMAGQAAAKARNAAAAAHLDAGNTAGIRDAARQAAANATAAANGARGAVSALGDALNALDFAIQAASEAAATANDAALAGGYSDSAARWSDSSNASAQEAKRAADRARSYAGEATRAANAARSIAAQAQAAANQAKDAANAAAAHADAAAQAAQAAADAAYDADHAADEAKADADAAKTAAEEAQAAADQAKSTAATARAADAERLTAQQNKGMQDAADAAQAERDKQAAIVWQAGQAAQLDAEEQRLLAEAQATGTPVATVIADGRKVAARLWHTGGPWVKSTALTALSDTDAGVAAFVHTGLSAAVEEDDRASVTTIADTTTIPAQRTAALAALAGTYNQVKEFLRTRAYPGKVDDDRIAVQKILNTGGPATKAAANKALNGTADDIQAFLATGRYRAAEDDDRVATQVLVTNGGPEVKAAANAALSGPWSYVKQFLQVDQYKAAQRDADAAVHNAQIDGYLADAAETAANAKSQAAQAAVYAANARGDAAAADQARTDAANAASAAHDAATAAAQSATAAQNSADQASASARQAATAAQTAQAAAADADKSAAAAKVSAAQAAGYAAEAAAAAAQARQDADAAQKSADEAAQAAQAAFQAVAKAARREVTGREDAPPAPGVNGGLDCPPTCVPPDKRIPDNQAWDMAMQFMQGEMVNNPNSPMGKAIRLGISQCQSLSTCNPADLAGGLALFAQQVRTDGPWDHKGRLLKILEGNGIDTDEPYFPIPGTDEEINFDFWSNLHYGYVGASCGLSEEVLVGAGKLYHDISPGNHWGPDKEAAIRAGARMFAQHPDPADLNDPNIILQVIKDNRNTFRHSIPGESVYLRPHEQ, encoded by the coding sequence TTGAGACTGCTGTGGGTAAAGACCACGGCCATGTTGAGCGTGGCCGCGATCACCGCCGGCGCGATGACCGCGCCGGCCAATGCCGACACGGCCCCGCCGCCGAGCGAACGGGCGCAGGTCGCCGCGCTGCTCACGTCCGGCGGCCCGGCGGTGGCCGCCGCCGCGGAGACCGCGCTGGCCGGCACCGACGACGACGTCCACGCGTTCCTGACGACGATTCTGGCCCAATGCCGGACCGCCGACGACCGGATCGCGGTGCAGCGGCTGCTCAACGGCGGCGGCCCGGCCACCCGCAACGCCGCCAACCAGGCGCTGTCCGGCACGCCGGCGGACCTGAGCACGTTCCTCGACACCGGCTGGACCCAGCCGTGGCAGACCGACCAGCGCGTCAAGGCGAGCCAGCTGCTGGCCGCGGCCACCGGGCCGGCGGTGAAGGCCGCCGCCAACAAGGCGCTCAGCGGCACCATCCAGGACATCGAGGTCTTCAACGGGGTCGGCGTGCAGCAGGCCCAGGTCACCGATGACCGGATTGCCGCGCAGATCTTGCTCAACAACGGCGGCCCTGAGGTTCGCAAGGCGGCCAACGCCGCGTTGAACGGCACGCCGGACGACGTCCGCTACTTCCTCGAGACCGGCTGGCAGGTCGCGTCGCAGCGGGACCAGGAGACGCTCAGCATCTCGCAGCTGGTCAACTTGGCCCACGCGGCCGGGCAGCGGGCGACCGAGCAGACCGCCGCCGCCAAGGATGCGGCCGACCGTGCCGCGGCCGCCGCACAGGCGGCGAAGGATGCGGCCAAGCGCGCGTCCGAGGAAGCCGAAGCCGCCAAGGCGTCCGCCGGCCAGGCCGCCGATGCGGCCAGCCGTGCGGCCAGTGCGGCGAACGCCGCGGCGTCCGCCGCCCAGACCGCGATCAGTGCCGCCACAGCAGCCGTTTCCGCCGCACGGACCGCGTCCGCCGCGGCGCAGCAGGCCGCATGGGCGGCGTCGATGGCCGGCCAGGCCGCCGCCAAGGCCCGCAATGCCGCCGCGGCGGCCCACCTCGACGCCGGGAACACCGCGGGCATCCGGGACGCCGCACGACAGGCGGCGGCGAACGCCACCGCCGCCGCGAACGGTGCCCGTGGCGCGGTTTCCGCCCTCGGCGATGCGCTGAACGCGCTCGACTTCGCGATCCAGGCCGCGTCCGAGGCCGCCGCCACGGCGAACGACGCGGCGTTGGCCGGCGGGTATTCCGACTCCGCCGCCCGGTGGTCGGACAGCTCCAACGCCAGTGCCCAGGAAGCCAAGCGGGCCGCCGACCGGGCCCGTTCCTACGCCGGGGAGGCCACTCGCGCCGCGAATGCCGCCCGGTCCATCGCCGCTCAGGCCCAGGCCGCCGCGAACCAGGCCAAGGACGCTGCGAATGCGGCCGCGGCGCACGCCGACGCTGCCGCGCAAGCTGCCCAGGCCGCGGCCGACGCCGCCTACGACGCCGATCACGCGGCCGACGAGGCCAAGGCCGACGCCGATGCGGCCAAGACCGCTGCCGAGGAGGCGCAGGCCGCAGCCGACCAGGCCAAGTCCACCGCCGCGACCGCCCGGGCGGCCGACGCGGAACGCCTTACCGCGCAACAGAACAAGGGCATGCAGGACGCCGCCGACGCCGCGCAGGCCGAACGGGACAAGCAGGCCGCCATCGTGTGGCAGGCCGGTCAGGCCGCCCAGCTCGACGCCGAAGAGCAGCGGCTGCTGGCCGAGGCGCAGGCCACCGGAACCCCTGTCGCGACCGTCATTGCCGACGGCCGCAAGGTGGCCGCCCGCCTCTGGCACACCGGTGGCCCGTGGGTGAAGTCAACCGCGTTGACCGCGTTGTCCGACACCGATGCCGGCGTCGCCGCGTTCGTCCACACTGGACTCTCGGCCGCCGTCGAGGAGGACGACCGGGCCAGCGTCACGACGATTGCCGACACCACCACGATTCCCGCCCAGCGCACCGCTGCACTGGCCGCGCTGGCCGGAACCTACAACCAGGTCAAGGAATTCCTGCGCACGCGGGCGTATCCGGGCAAGGTCGACGACGACCGGATCGCAGTGCAGAAGATCCTCAACACCGGTGGACCGGCGACCAAGGCCGCCGCGAACAAGGCGCTCAACGGTACTGCGGATGACATCCAGGCGTTCCTGGCCACCGGCCGGTACCGGGCCGCCGAGGACGACGACCGTGTGGCCACCCAGGTGTTGGTCACCAACGGCGGCCCCGAGGTCAAGGCCGCGGCCAACGCCGCGCTTTCCGGCCCGTGGTCGTACGTGAAGCAATTCCTCCAGGTCGACCAGTACAAGGCGGCCCAGCGGGACGCCGACGCGGCCGTGCACAACGCGCAGATCGACGGCTACCTGGCCGACGCCGCCGAGACCGCGGCCAACGCCAAGAGCCAGGCGGCCCAGGCGGCTGTCTACGCCGCCAACGCCCGTGGGGACGCGGCGGCCGCCGACCAGGCCCGTACGGACGCCGCCAACGCCGCATCCGCCGCGCACGACGCCGCGACCGCGGCGGCCCAGTCCGCCACGGCCGCGCAGAACTCGGCCGACCAGGCCTCGGCATCGGCCCGGCAGGCCGCCACGGCGGCTCAGACCGCGCAGGCCGCAGCCGCCGACGCCGACAAATCCGCTGCCGCGGCCAAGGTTTCGGCCGCGCAGGCCGCCGGTTACGCCGCCGAGGCAGCGGCCGCCGCCGCGCAGGCGCGTCAGGATGCCGACGCCGCACAGAAATCGGCCGATGAAGCCGCGCAGGCGGCGCAGGCTGCGTTCCAGGCCGTGGCCAAGGCCGCCCGGCGGGAGGTGACCGGCCGCGAGGACGCCCCGCCAGCACCCGGCGTCAACGGCGGACTCGACTGCCCGCCCACGTGTGTGCCGCCGGACAAGCGCATCCCGGACAACCAGGCGTGGGACATGGCCATGCAGTTCATGCAGGGTGAGATGGTCAACAACCCCAACAGCCCCATGGGCAAGGCCATCCGCCTCGGGATCTCCCAGTGCCAGTCGTTGAGCACGTGCAACCCGGCCGACCTGGCCGGGGGGCTCGCGTTGTTCGCGCAGCAGGTCAGGACCGACGGCCCGTGGGACCACAAGGGACGGTTGCTGAAAATCCTTGAGGGCAACGGCATCGACACCGACGAGCCGTACTTCCCGATCCCCGGCACCGACGAGGAAATCAACTTCGACTTCTGGTCCAACCTGCACTACGGCTACGTGGGCGCGTCCTGCGGGCTCAGCGAGGAGGTCCTCGTCGGCGCGGGCAAGCTGTACCACGACATCTCGCCCGGCAACCACTGGGGCCCGGACAAGGAAGCCGCCATCCGGGCCGGCGCCCGGATGTTCGCCCAGCACCCCGATCCGGCCGACCTGAACGACCCGAACATCATCCTCCAGGTCATCAAGGACAACCGGAACACGTTCCGGCATTCGATCCCGGGCGAGTCCGTCTACCTGCGGCCGCACGAGCAATGA